Proteins encoded within one genomic window of Thalassospira sp. TSL5-1:
- a CDS encoding DMT family transporter — protein MAHSTSSKTAARISSTISPSPANMQTKVTGTTSQNMDGLSWFLLITLSILWGGSFFFTEIALRELPPFSLVLARVSLAAVILWLVIGMRKISIPRTALLWPSFLIMGILNNMIPFSLIVWSQTYIASGLAAILNATTPLFTLIIAQIATDSEKLTLRKIIGVMTGFIGVVIVMGLPATSVLFDISNFGNSATGLSLGAIAPLAVLGAAISYGCAGVFGRRFKSVSPIVTAAGQTTGSSIMLAPIALLVDKPWQLPVPGLTTGLAVLGIAAISTALAYILYFKLLNRAGASNLLLVTFLIPVSAILLGVGFLGEQLHVTDITGMMVIGLGLAIIDGRPLAWLFNSTGKS, from the coding sequence ATGGCGCACTCAACATCCTCAAAGACAGCGGCACGCATATCGTCCACCATTTCACCATCACCTGCCAATATGCAAACAAAGGTAACCGGCACCACATCGCAAAATATGGATGGCCTTAGCTGGTTTCTTTTAATCACACTTTCCATTTTATGGGGCGGGTCGTTTTTCTTTACCGAAATTGCCCTGCGCGAATTACCACCCTTCAGCCTGGTGCTTGCCCGGGTGTCACTTGCGGCTGTCATCCTGTGGCTGGTCATCGGGATGCGAAAAATATCAATCCCGCGCACCGCATTGTTATGGCCCAGTTTTCTAATCATGGGGATTTTAAATAATATGATCCCCTTTTCCCTGATCGTCTGGAGCCAAACCTACATCGCAAGCGGCCTTGCCGCCATTTTAAACGCCACAACACCGCTTTTCACCCTGATCATCGCCCAAATCGCCACCGATAGCGAAAAGCTTACCCTGCGAAAAATCATCGGTGTGATGACAGGCTTTATCGGTGTTGTCATTGTCATGGGACTGCCCGCCACAAGCGTCTTGTTCGATATCTCCAATTTTGGCAACAGCGCAACCGGGCTGTCCCTTGGCGCCATTGCACCGCTGGCCGTGCTCGGTGCCGCCATTTCCTATGGCTGTGCGGGTGTTTTTGGCCGTCGTTTCAAATCCGTTTCGCCTATTGTCACCGCTGCCGGGCAAACCACGGGCAGCAGCATCATGCTTGCCCCGATTGCCTTGCTGGTGGACAAGCCCTGGCAGTTGCCAGTGCCGGGTCTAACAACAGGCCTGGCGGTATTGGGCATCGCCGCGATCTCGACAGCACTTGCCTATATCCTGTATTTCAAGCTGCTTAACCGTGCCGGTGCCAGCAATCTTTTATTGGTGACGTTTCTGATCCCGGTAAGCGCCATTTTATTAGGCGTTGGCTTTTTGGGCGAACAACTGCATGTCACGGATATAACCGGAATGATGGTGATCGGGCTGGGCCTCGCGATTATTGATGGCCGGCCACTGGCGTGGCTGTTTAACAGCACCGGTAAATCGTAA